The sequence GTTGTGTAATACAGTGACGTACTGTTCTGGGTGTGAAGCGGATGTCGGGCCGGTTGATTGATGGCGTGATGGAGCTGCGAGGGTTAACGGTTATGATGTTCTCCATTAGATTCACCTTCTTCTCCACCGGAACTGAGAGAGCAGGAGCCACCTGCAGAGCACAGACACCCAGTATcagactttataaagggttacacaaacaaagaaaacaatacaTAATCAATAATTCTTCAATATTTCATAAATACTTAATCAATACTTAATCAATACTTAATCAATGCTTCATCAATACTTCATAAATACTTAATCAATGCTTTATCAATACTTCATCCATACATCATCAATACTTCATCCATACATCAATACTTCATCATTACTTCATCAATACTTCATCAATACATCAATACTTCATCATTACTTCATCAATACATCAATACTTCATCAATACTTTATCCATATATATCATCAATACTTTATCATTACTTCATCAATACTTTATCCATATATCATCAATACTTCATCAATACATCAATACTTCATCATTACTTCATCAATACTTCATCAATACATCAATACTTCATCATTACTTCATCATTACTTCATCAATACATCAATACTTCATCATTACTTCATCATTACTTCATCAATACTTCATCAATACTTTATCCATATATCATCAATACTTCATCATTACTTCATCAATACTTCATCATTACTTCATCAATACTTCATCAATACTTCATCAATACTTCATCAATACTTCATCCATACCTCAATACTTCATCAATACTTCATCATTACTTCATCAATACTTCATCAATGCTTTATCATTATTCATCAATACTTCTTCCATACATCATCAATAATTTATTAATACTTCATCAATACTTTATCAATACCTCATATATACTTCATCaattagtcaatcaatcaatcaattaacttGATTCACATTATTATTAAAGCAGAAGAGTATTtacaataaacagagaaaaataaaaacaagaattaATTGATTAGagtttaaatcattaaataaagttggtaaaataaataaaaataataccaaaaaagatgaaaactagaaagaaaaatattttatattaaataataaagaaaacaaaggggaaaaataacatataatattaagtttaaaacaaaaagtaaaatcgAACAAGATGACTGAAACAATGATAAGAttaacttttaaataaataaaatttaaaaaatggtaaGAACATTAATAATAgaagtaaactgtaaaaaaataaaatacggtaataaaattaaaaatgatattaGACACTCTCTTTGTACTTGTTTTTAGCTATTTGTTGTGACAGTGAATGGGATGTTTTAACttttatctcttttcttttttgtgctaAATTGTAAACTGCAACTGTAATTCATGtgtaaaaaaatgagctgaaatctGATTAATAAAACAGTTTCAGGTGTAGTGTAGGTGATTAGAAATCAATAATATATTGATGGGTTGTACCTTCACAGCAGTGGGAGGGGCAGGTTTAGATCTGGTTTTTGAACTCCTGCTCCTCTCTTTACCGTCTGCAGGTTTAGAAACGCTGTCCAGCTTCATTTTAACCATTTCAATAATCCGCTCATCTCCAAACGCTCTCGCCACGTCCAAACAGCTCTGCTCTGTACAGAGAGACACCATTTATAAATACAGTGTAGTGTCCTACACCCACCCAACAACCATCTGAACACAATATACTGATGTTGTGTTTTATGGTATTTAGTTTTGTATTACTGTATAGAtttgtaattattagtttatatgtaaagattggtgtcagaagtggttaatttagagttgtgtttaaaccccgcctaCTACAtaacagtgttgtactctgacgttagatcccactgttctgatataagataaaaatcttattttacttagattttataaatagaataacagttttttaactgttttttttaaatcacaatatataaCCTTGCTTACAATAtggcaatcaaaccaaactgaactgcttgaatttttacaccaggagtaaagcagcataaagttatccaaaagcagtgtgtaagactggtggaggagaacatgatgccaagatgcatgaaaaaactgtgattaaaaaccagggttattccaccaaatattgattatttctgaactcttaaaactttatgaatatgaacttgttttctttgcattatttgaggtctgaaagctctgcatctttttttttgttatttcagtcatttctcattttctgtaaataaatgctctaaatgagaatatttttatttttttacataatatttttacataaacctataaatagcaaaatcagagaaattattttctattatagAGACTAGACAATCTTTAGGCTCTATTTTAGCTTCATCTCTGGGCGAGCAGTCATCCATgcgcaccgtgcagcttgatttaggacgtgttttcagtgtgtctttgctatcgtaatgacgggaagagtacaccttgcacatctcgaaatgcaaagcaaaaagtcacgtactaattctcttaattaatcatgagtgtgtttaatttgagtgtaacgtgaaataataaaccaatcagagtgtctctttaagaaatcatcattctctttaagagtagatcaggtgagctctgtctttggtggattgctattgtaacggtgcagttacctggacgtgttcaacaaactcttctcagcagaggaaactgagctgctggttgacgctgtgaaggagctccagcagctcatttacgggaacagcaatgttattttatttactattctgtttattgttgatgtaaaagttgggtttgtgctgctgtgtgttcatgtgtgtgtaataagtgggggtgtacgctcggctcggcacggcgcctgtgttaccgagatagcgatgaacgtctgactgttggcgtctgtctaggttgtattcagtcagtggagctcctgtgttttctgttaccaagataaacaagataaactccagaaatgtacctgaacacacctcatttccagaacaccacgcccatcagtgtagatatattcagaagctctgctgctgtttaaaccaggcaggaggaaggagtgaataaTAGACTGCTGTAAGTGTCTATAAATACCTTTTTTGTTCTGTGCCTGCACTGCAGCTCCAGCGTTGATCAGGTAATCCACACAGCTGATCCTGCAGCTCTCGATGGCTCTCATCAGGGGTGTGGCGCCGTTTAGCGCCGCGGTGTCCACGTTAGCACCGGTGCGCACCAGCAGGTCTATAATGTCCACCTGTCCGGCGTGGCAGGCGTGGTGAAGTGGGGTCCAGTTAAACTGATCACAGGCGTTCACGTCAGCCCTGCGTGTGAGGAGATAGTGATAACACTGTTATTAGTGCAAACACACCACAGATTAACACACTTTATACACTGTTCTGAATTATCACCTACAGAACACCTGTACAGATCACCTGCACATTTTAGCACTTTGCTGTGTACATCACTTAAGGTCTTATGGGTAATTATAAAAAGTCATACATTCAGTTTAGTGTTTAGCAAAAAAAATGGTAAACGCCTTAGAGagtcccattccaccttaaattccaccttaaatgtggcagatCGACCAGCAGTTCCGAAACGAGCCGTTCTTGTTAGCGATAAGGtctattttttctctcactcagcgTTTTTTAGTAGCTTAATGCATCTCTCACTAACATTCAGCAagttttctattccaccttaaatgtggcagcagtTACATTGAGAGTAAAAGATAGAAAATCAACCCAAACttttctttaataataatttgaaaGCTCTTTTTTAGGCACTGGgagtggaagtgtttgagaatcacagctgagtgtatatttacattacatgtaactgctgctgtgatattaaataataatgataataaaattaataaaaactcagGTTAAATCTTcacataaacactaatattttttaataattgtaggTTTTGTGTTCCTTATGCAGTTACAACCAGTGCAAAGACAGTttggattattaaataaaatgttaataatcaaatttatctgattaataatcaattaatcgaaaaaataataagACCAAATGATGCAGGTGTAAAGGATTCTGCAGTAATTAGACTGCTGAGTTTATGTGAATGCATTTGTCAGGTGGCTCCAAGTGATCCAGCGGTCTaagtactgccactatgattgggagatagctggttcgaatcctggtcatgcagcttgccgtcagctctTTATAAGAGCCCTttataacaaatcaaactgtgtgaAAATCAGGTTGTGATTTTtacaggtgtattaaacaccttcctcaatgtaaattaatgcactgggcaccggctgctacactatgcagtgtctatgtatatatatgtctatgtcattatcagtacagtgatggcggcgctgggagctgaagctagtagtattatgggatgtaaacagtggtgtttaatgagcttcttctgcactttttaagttattaatgcctcattttaaatgtcaggactctctggattctagtaaggaggtgtggagctactttgagctggataacggtgtaaaaagtgatttatcagggtaaattatgacCTGAAGTGGCCATTGTAAAGagttctgggcaaaaagcacaaaactgcTGAATCTtcgaaagctgcaggagagcggaggtgagctttTAAACAAAGATTAGtacttttttcatctttttacaGCACCAAAGTCCaatttacactggagttctcctttattgcctcgtcagggctctccggattctaccaataaagtgtggagctactttgaatacCCTGAATAAAGGTCGAAAAAGAAATTAATCTGCGATATATACgcccgttgtaaagagtgctggtcaaaaagcacaaaattgctgAATCTTGgtaagctgcaggagagcggaggtgagctattcaacaaagattacTACttcttatcatgttttactacattaaaagtcatgacattttacaccagagttctcattTCTACACAGTTTTTAGCGAGTAATGTTCACTCTTACCCCACCATCAGGAGGAACTTGGTCATCTGGTAGCTGCCGTAGCTGCAGGCCGTCATTAGCGGTGTTTTGTAGAAGGGGTCTCTGACGTCGACGGGGATCTGCTGGCTGAAGGCCAGGCACAGTGACTCGAAGTCTCCGGTTTTGACGCAGCGGTTGATGTTGGTGTAGATCCTCTCCGGCTCCTCCAGGTACCAGGCCGAGTCATCCTCCAGCGGGTGGTTAGGAGGACAGTCCCGGCTGAAGCGTCTAGCGTCGGTGAACTGCTGGTAGCTCTCGATCATGTATCCAGGCGGTCCTCCGTCCTCTCTCCTGGGCATCATCTCGGGGGGCACGGTGCAGATGGGCAGCGGAACGACAAGCTTCccctttttctttccctttttcccaccttttcctccctttttgttcttcttcttcttggttTTGGTGGCGTAGGAGGACAGGACGAAGGTTTTCTGCAGGTACTTCAGGCCTTTGAAGAAGTCGTTGAGGTTGACGGTCCCATCTCCTTTACTGTCGTGGTTCTGGAGGATGTTCTGCAGGTTGTCCGGGTCGATGGGAGCGCGGTGTTCCTGCAGAACAGACACGAACACGTCCCCGGAGATGCTGTCCACCGGTCCGTCTGCTCCCGCCGCGGTCCCGAAGGCGTTCCTCAGGAGGTTCTGGTGCTCGCAGGACCAGTCGTGCAGAGTGACGGCCCACGGGGCGTTAGGGTTCTTTGCTCCGGGTTTGGAGAACTTGGTGTGGAGCTTCTCCGCCCTCTTCAACTCCTTCAGAGCAGCTCTGTGTCCGTTATCTTTAGCTATCTGACGCGGCAGCAGACCATCCAGATTCTTCAGCTTCGGGTTACAACCTGCAATTCATCAGattcacagaaaaacacacacacagaatgagcAAATATGTGCTAATCGGATTTCTGACAAAATAGGAATTATTTGccgtttttaaattattaattttacataaaTGTGTTGATTGGATTTCTGtcaaaatttgattttttttcaggttttaaaTTGTTAACTTTACATAAATGTGTTGATTACACATTGATTCGTACATtagtaaatcattattttctGCATCTACAGAACACTGCTTTCTTAACAAAATCTGATTCTTCTGCATATATCGGACTACtaaattaatgtaaatg is a genomic window of Astyanax mexicanus isolate ESR-SI-001 chromosome 14, AstMex3_surface, whole genome shotgun sequence containing:
- the ankef1b gene encoding ankyrin repeat and EF-hand domain-containing protein 1; its protein translation is MHRPAVAEGRLEVLQVYKLLQFVRERDKTQLEKLIRLGVPDLINRTEPAEGKGAMHLVALTNDLDMAQYLLNHRANPDIQDKRGKTPVILSAELGHEGMVALLAQYHANMNVEDNEGKGVLFYCISPTKRHAQCLQVALSSRADVNSVSRAGQPVFLLACEHAGECEGMALSLLEMGADPNATHQVTGRTALMEASRLGAVGLVRAILQKGGNPNSIDTNRQYAAHLAAQGGYFEVIQVLSAYCADFSAVDLKGETPLHLAAAGGHSDCCRFLSQRGCNPKLKNLDGLLPRQIAKDNGHRAALKELKRAEKLHTKFSKPGAKNPNAPWAVTLHDWSCEHQNLLRNAFGTAAGADGPVDSISGDVFVSVLQEHRAPIDPDNLQNILQNHDSKGDGTVNLNDFFKGLKYLQKTFVLSSYATKTKKKKNKKGGKGGKKGKKKGKLVVPLPICTVPPEMMPRREDGGPPGYMIESYQQFTDARRFSRDCPPNHPLEDDSAWYLEEPERIYTNINRCVKTGDFESLCLAFSQQIPVDVRDPFYKTPLMTACSYGSYQMTKFLLMVGADVNACDQFNWTPLHHACHAGQVDIIDLLVRTGANVDTAALNGATPLMRAIESCRISCVDYLINAGAAVQAQNKKEQSCLDVARAFGDERIIEMVKMKLDSVSKPADGKERSRSSKTRSKPAPPTAVKVAPALSVPVEKKVNLMENIITVNPRSSITPSINRPDIRFTPRTVWGQRLANSAQHMERKVDRRKRLTHEVDFTDFLMHFSKNILQKTLDLS